Proteins from one Dromiciops gliroides isolate mDroGli1 chromosome 6, mDroGli1.pri, whole genome shotgun sequence genomic window:
- the TIGD2 gene encoding tigger transposable element-derived protein 2 → MSGKRKRVVLTIKDKLDIIKKLEEGSSFKRLSVVYGIGESTVRDIKKNKERIITYANSSDPTSGVAKRKSMKSSTYEELDRVMIEWFNQQRNEGIPVSGTICAKQAKFFFDALGMEGDFNASSGWLTRFKQRHGIPKVAGQGTKLSGDETAASEFCCSFREFVEKENLQPEQIYSADQTGLFWKCLPSRTLAFETEQSTSGYRSSRERIIIMCCANATGLHKLNLCVVGKAKKPRSFKGTEPSNLPVSYFSQKGAWIEHPVFRQWFDKNFVPQVRKNLKSKGLLEKAVLLLDFPPAHPDEEILSSDDGKIFVKYLPPNVTALIQPMSQGILATVKRYYRAGLLQKYMDEGIDLKMFWKNLTVLDAIYEVSRAWNMIKSVTITRAWNKLFPGSEENIGLNFDEGAILAANLATVLQHTEGCENVDIENIEDWFEAESTEPSYDVLTDSEGTQGQVDQADHSSENEEVEETELISQRHISHKSALEWTENLLDYLEQQDDMLLSDKLVLRRLRTTIRKKQKTQNNNKSQ, encoded by the coding sequence ATGTCTGGAAAGCGTAAGCGTGTAGTGTTGACAATTAAAGATAAACTTGACATTATAAAGAAACTTGAAGAAGGTAGCTCTTTCAAACGACTTTCAGTTGTTTATGGGATTGGTGAATCAACTGTTCGGgatataaaaaagaacaaagagagaaTTATAACTTATGCAAATAGTTCAGATCCAACAAGTGGTGTAGCCAAACGCAAATCTATGAAGTCATCAACATATGAGGAACTTGACAGGGTTATGATAGAATGGTTCAACCAACAAAGAAACGAAGGGATTCCAGTATCTGGGACAATTTGTGCAAAGCAAGCAAAATTCTTCTTCGATGCTTTGGGGATGGAAGGTGATTTTAATGCATCATCTGGCTGGCTAACCCGTTTTAAGCAGAGGCATGGCATTCCAAAGGTTGCTGGTCAAGGTACAAAGTTAAGTGGTGATGAAACAGCAGCCAGTGAATTTTGCTGCAGTTTCAGGGAATTTGTTGAAAAGGAGAACCTACAACCAGAACAGATTTATAGTGCTGACCAAACTGGATTATTTTGGAAGTGTCTGCCATCAAGGACATTAGCTTTTGAAACAGAGCAAAGTACTTCTGGGTACAGGTCAAGCAGAGAGAGAATCATTATCATGTGTTGTGCTAATGCTACTGGTTTACACAAACTTAATCTTTGTGTAGTGGGGAAAGCAAAGAAACCCCGTTCATTTAAAGGAACTGAACCTTCCAACCTTCCTGTCTCTTACTTCAGTCAAAAAGGTGCATGGATAGAACATCCTGTTTTCAGGCAATGGTTTGACAAAAATTTTGTGCCACAGGTACGAAAGAATTTAAAATCCAAAGGGTTGCTGGAAAAAGCAGTATTGCTTTTGGATTTTCCACCAGCTCATCCAGATGAAGAAATCTTGAGTTCAGATGATGGTAAaatctttgtaaaatatttgcCTCCTAATGTGACAGCATTAATTCAACCTATGAGCCAAGGAATTTTAGCTACAGTGAAGAGGTATTACCGAGCAGGACTTCTTCAGAAGTACATGGATGAAGGGATTGATCttaaaatgttttggaaaaaTCTAACTGTGTTGGATGCTATTTATGAAGTGTCaagggcatggaacatgataAAGTCAGTGACCATCACAAGAGCATGGAATAAACTTTTCCCTGGTAGTGAGGAAAATATCGGCTTGAACTTTGATGAGGGAGCTATTTTAGCAGCTAACTTAGCCACAGTTTTACAGCACACAGAAGGTTGTGAAAATGTTGATATTGAAAACATTGAAGACTGGTTTGAAGCTGAGAGTACTGAACCGAGTTATGATGTATTAACAGATAGTGAAGGAACACAAGGCCAGGTAGACCAAGCTGATCACTCAAGTGAAAATGAGGAGGTAGAGGAAACAGAGCTTATTTCACAAAGGCATATTAGCCATAAATCTGCTCTCGAATGGACTGAGAATTTACTGGATTATCTGGAACAGCAGGATGATATGCTTCTCTCTGACAAACTGGTATTAAGAAGGCTTCGAACCACaataagaaagaaacagaagacccaaaataataacaaaagtcagTAA